Proteins co-encoded in one Tursiops truncatus isolate mTurTru1 chromosome 17, mTurTru1.mat.Y, whole genome shotgun sequence genomic window:
- the KCNV1 gene encoding potassium voltage-gated channel subfamily V member 1: MELPPRGRASPDSPLDSASLTSLDSSVFCSEGEGEPLALGDSFTVNVGGSRFVLSQQALSCFPHTRLGKLAVVVASCRRPGALTAVPSPLELCDDANPVDNEYFFDRSSQAFRYVLHYYRTGRLHVMEQLCALSFLQEIQYWGIDELSIDSCCRDRYFRRKELSETLDFKKDTEDQESQHESEQDFSQGPCPTVRQKLWNILEKPGSSTAARIFGVISIIFVAVSIVNMALMSAELSWLDLQLLEILEYVCISWFTGEFVLRFLCVRDRCRFLRKVPNIIDLLAILPFYITLLVESLSGSQTTQELENVGRIVQVLRLLRALRMLKLGRHSTGLRSLGMTITQCYEEVGLLLLFLSVGISIFSTVEYFAEQSIPDTTFTSVPCAWWWATTSMTTVGYGDIRPDTTTGKIVAFMCILSGILVLALPIAIINDRFSACYFTLKLKEAAVRQREALKKLTKNIATDSYISVNLRDVYARSIMEMLRLKGRERASTRSSGGDDFWF; the protein is encoded by the exons ATGGAGCTGCCTCCCCGCGGCCGGGCGTCGCCGGACTCGCCGCTGGACAGCGCCTCCCTGACCTCGCTGGACTCCAGCGTCTTCTGCAGCGAGGGCGAAGGGGAGCCCCTGGCGCTCGGGGACAGCTTCACGGTCAACGTGGGCGGCAGCCGCTTTGTGCTCTCGCAGCAGGCTCTGTCCTGCTTCCCACACACGCGCCTTGGCAAGCTGGCCGTGGTGGTGGCCTCGTGCCGGCGCCCCGGGGCCCTGACCGCCGTGCCCAGCCCCCTGGAGCTCTGTGACGACGCCAACCCCGTGGACAACGAGTACTTCTTCGACCGGAGCTCGCAAGCATTCCGCTATGTCCTGCACTACTATCGCACCGGCCGCCTGCACGTCATGGAGCAGCTGTGCGCGCTCTCCTTCCTCCAGGAGATCCAGTACTGGGGCATCGACGAGCTCAGCATTGACTCCTGCTGCAGGGACAG ATACTTCAGAAGAAAGGAGCTGAGTGAAACTTTAGACTTTAAGAAGGACACAGAAGACCAGGAAAGTCAACATGAGAGCGAACAGGACTTCTCACAAGGACCTTGCCCCACCGTCCGCCAGAAGCTCTGGAACATCCTAGAGAAACCGGGGTCTTCCACAGCTGCCCGAATCTTTGGGGTCATATCCATCATCTTCGTGGCGGTGTCCATCGTCAACATGGCTCTGATGTCAGCCGAGTTAAGTTGGCTGGACCTGCAGCTGCTGGAAATCCTGGAGTACGTGTGCATTAGCTGGTTCACCGGGGAGTTTGTCCTGCGCTTCCTGTGCGTGCGGGACAGGTGCCGCTTCCTGAGAAAGGTGCCAAACATCATAGACCTCCTAGCCATCTTGCCCTTCTACATCACTCTTCTGGTAGAGAGCCTGAGTGGGAGCCAGACTACACAGGAGCTGGAAAACGTGGGGCGCATCGTCCAGGTTTTGAGGCTGCTTAGGGCTCTGCGCATGCTCAAACTGGGCAGGCATTCCACAG GCTTACGCTCACTTGGAATGACAATCACCCAGTGTTACGAAGAAGTTGGCCTGCTGCTCCTATTTCTGTCTGTAGGAATCTCTATATTTTCAACTGTGGAATATTTTGCTGAGCAGAGCATTCCCGACACAACCTTCACAAGTGTCCCTTGTGCATGGTGGTGGGCCACAACGTCCATGACTACCGTGGGATATGGGGACATCAGACCAGACACCACCACGGGCAAAATCGTGGCCTTCATGTGTATCTTATCGGGAATCCTTGTCTTGGCCTTGCCCATTGCTATTATTAACGACCGCTTCTCTGCTTGCTACTTCACCTTAAAGCTCAAGGAAGCAGCTGTTAGACAGCGTGAGGCTCTGAAGAAACTTACCAAGAATATAGCCACTGACTCATATATCAGTGTTAACTTGAGAGATGTCTATGCCCGGAGTATCATGGAGATGCTTCgattaaaaggcagagaaagagcaAGTACTAGGAGCAGTGGAGGAGATGATTTCTGGTTTTGA